A region of Plasmodium falciparum 3D7 genome assembly, chromosome: 12 DNA encodes the following proteins:
- a CDS encoding thioredoxin-like associated protein 1, putative — protein MLQHSDHSKNDMFPHEREEIRLGKKLVVQNCGLYMDGNKNAGVVCNRITELNINSRKKTSNNKSDSSQMKNVLNHINNKSLELIPSKRPLVSYSTYDNQQKYFETKLVPDLQGKMSICVGRKSGSATVNINIDDYDLEKTYHTWKKITGKNYVHNKSNLENNIFLTVANDAERSDKLPIVHNRNPPFANPDGPFEKEKLNLPKQARDNLDRTLTPLAICDIKNKTSQKKNIHTHKDSFLLLRPQENGITQHIKGVKRTNFPWIHSNRIKNILNYNYIHPQKENEKHLNKSGTSQNCNYQTFLKSAIPEKSGNEERHIYDKLYDNNYEEEQIVDVDQLKNEDNNDNNNDNNNDNYYNNNYNVYNEKDITLYDHNNYKDDENTFQRYNEKENYPHKHINHHGYINPHQHIDTLGYTKNFDKCNSLINERPTNYQDTRNYLGNNTYNMQHNKGKCQVQNYNTNVETPQNVYLNNEHYKTNEQNIHNSHTGKCSNNSCQEINNVVHNEQEHMNGNNNYYRVSSYENMS, from the coding sequence atgCTTCAACACAGCGACCATTCAAAAAATGACATGTTTCCTCATGAGAGGGAAGAAATAAGATTAGGCAAAAAATTGGTTGTACAAAATTGTGGATTGTATATGGATGGAAATAAGAATGCTGGAGTTGTTTGTAATCGAATTAcagaattaaatataaactcCAGAAAGAAAACATCAAACAACAAAAGTGACAGTTCACAGATGAAAAATGTcttaaatcatataaataataaatcattagAATTAATACCTTCGAAAAGACCTTTAGTATCTTATTCTACGTATGACAATCAACAAAAATATTTCGAAACTAAACTTGTTCCGGATTTACAAGGAAAAATGAGTATTTGTGTTGGAAGAAAAAGTGGAAGCGCTActgttaatattaatattgatGATTATGATTTAGAAAAAACATATCATACATGGAAAAAAATCACaggaaaaaattatgtacACAATAAATCAAacttagaaaataatatttttttgactGTTGCAAATGATGCAGAAAGAAGTGATAAACTACCTATTGTTCATAATAGAAATCCTCCTTTTGCAAATCCTGATGGACCttttgaaaaagaaaaactcAACTTACCCAAACAAGCTAGAGATAATTTAGATAGAACTTTAACACCACTAGCCATATGTgatatcaaaaataaaacttctcaaaaaaaaaatattcataccCATAAAGATTCCTTCCTACTATTAAGACCTCAAGAAAATGGTATAACACAACATATTAAAGGTGTTAAAAGAACCAATTTTCCATGGATCCATTCTAATCGTATCAAAAATATTCTCAactataattatattcatccacaaaaagaaaatgaaaaacacCTGAACAAGTCAGGAACTAGCCAAAATTGCAATTATcaaacatttttaaaaagtgcAATTCCTGAAAAGTCAGGAAATGAGGAACGACATATTTATGACAAAttgtatgataataattatgaagaaGAACAAATTGTAGATGTTGatcaattaaaaaatgaagataataatgataataataatgataataataatgataattattataataataattataatgtatataacgAAAAAGATATAACATTATATGACCATAACAATTATAAGGACGACGAAAATACGTTTCAAcgatataatgaaaaagaaaattatccacataaacatataaatcatCATGGGTATATTAATCCACATCAACATATTGATACTCTTggttatacaaaaaatttcGATAAATGTAATAGTCTTATAAACGAAAGACCAACAAATTATCAAGACACACGAAATTATTTGGGAAATAATACTTATAATATGCAACATAACAAAGGGAAATGCCAGGTgcaaaattataatacaaatgtTGAAACTCCACAAAATGTTTATTTAAACAATGAACATTATAAAACgaatgaacaaaatatacacaACAGTCATACAGGAAAATGTTCGAACAATTCTTGtcaagaaataaataatgtagTACATAATGAACAAGAACATATGAATgggaataataattattataggGTATCatcatatgaaaatatgtcatag
- a CDS encoding subpellicular microtubule protein 2, putative — MELSKYAGLSSERLDCLRNLDIRKRSIYKGSTFSYGNNIYDILHNYSDKQKENKSDGVSVAHDYKDFQRNIKFAGLESEIKNDINIRNRRIKNDMNYRNDNLKDILQNNMNEQNINNSKYFLSDKGYVLTPKRCLARHVDDSEINKYFSTKYAVTDSSTGRTEIMVERKPGCSNIIVQNFSEFDAYGTYKKKDERINRRDSFVHTKMGIVPRDGSCIDNNKCKAQATFTHIHRRDNIAPDNYWLCPTIESDKKNKTKR, encoded by the exons ATGGAACTTTCTAAATATGCTGGGTTGAGTTCAGAACGTTTGGATTGTTTGAGAAATTTGGATATTAGAAAGAGGTCTATATATAAGGGTTCAACATTTTCTTatggtaataatatttatgatatattacataattattctgataaacaaaaagaaaataagagTGATGGAGTTTCCGTTGCTCATGACTATAAAGATTTTCAaaggaatataaaatttgCTGGTTTAGAAtctgaaataaaaaatgatataaatataaggaATAGAAggataaaaaatgatatgaatTATCGTAATGATAATTTAAAggatattttacaaaataatatgaatgaacaaaacataaataattcaaaatattttctttctgACAAAGGATATGTATTAACTCCAAAAAGATGTTTAGCAAGACATGTAGATGATAgtgaaattaataaatatttttctacgAAGTATGCTGTAACGGATTCATCTACTGGAAGGACAGAAATTATGGTAGAGAGAAAACCAGGGTGTTCCAATATTATTGTTCAGAATTTTTCTGAATTTGATGCTTATGGAACTTATAAAAAGAAGGATGAAAGGATAAACAGAAGGGACTCATTTGTCCACACTAAAATG GGTATAGTACCTAGGGATGGATCTTGTATAGATAATAACAAATGCAAAGCCCAAGCTACCTTCACACATATTCACAGACGTGATAATATAGCTCCAGATAATTATTGGTTATGTCCAACAATTGAAAgtgataaaaagaataagacTAAACGTTGA
- a CDS encoding ATP-dependent protease subunit ClpQ: protein MFIRNFVNIIGSQKSITKTIARNYFSDNSKLIIPRHGTTILCVRKNNEVCLIGDGMVSQGTMIVKGNAKKIRRLKDNILMGFAGATADCFTLLDKFETKIDEYPNQLLRSCVELAKLWRTDRYLRHLEAVLIVADKDILLEVTGNGDVLEPSGNVLGTGSGGPYAMAAARALYDVENLSAKDIAYKAMNIAADMCCHTNNNFICETL from the exons ATGTTTATCAGAAActttgtaaatataattgGATCACAAAAATCAATAACCAAAACAATTgct AGAAATTATTTTTCTGATAACAGCAAGTTGATAATTCCTCGTCATGGAACTACCATATTATGTGTTAGGAAAAATAATGAAGTG tgTTTGATCGGTGATGGAATGGTTTCTCAAGGAACGATG aTAGTTAAGGGAAATGCAAAAAAGATAAGACGTTTAAAGGACAATATATTAATGGGTTTCGCAGGAGCTACAGCGGATTGTTTTACCTTGCTAGATAAATTTGAGACAAAGATTGATGAATATCCaa ATCAACTTTTGAGAAGTTGTGTTGAGTTAGCCAAACTTTGGAGAACTGATAGATATTTAAGACATTTAGAGGCCGTTTTAATAGTGGCTGATAAGGATATTTTGTTAGAAGTAACCGGTAATGGTGATGTTTTAGAACCATCAGGAAATGTTTTAGGAACAGGATCAGGAGGTCCATATGCTATGGCAGCTGCAAGAGCATTGTATGATGTCGAAAATTTAAGTGCTAAAGATATAGCTTATAAAGCTATGAATATTGCTGCAGATATGTGTTGTCatactaataataattttatttgtgAAACATTGTAA
- a CDS encoding WD repeat-containing protein, putative yields the protein MEQNKIMLVYDNHDVLLVNLDNERCESKFENSIKDDEKKICMLNNGNFLILNANKKMIYQYIYNKSTAIYTKYVRAHLNVIKLTTNERIIFGGDKIGNVYIWSAISGFLINTFQAHFGPIKDILIDQLVNVLYTYSDDNIVHVYNLHDLFRKKKIQPMLFYQHNINSNIKQIISITPNIYDTLYTLISLTNDGTIYVWGLKSKEAVHILKTQTECCTYICSNYPFNTHLYVCKKNKIIRIPFLEFNKNKKNKRYKKNSSAYSHNKSDDIKLKEYGDYVQIKKIQTEQIENDEYDENDEYDEYDKNDENDKNDYNNYNGNKNYGDINNDYSDYYNQSSDDNNNTNDEDFNDSHHLNINYLHLETNKIIKSQNVVTNEMFLNLKDFTTFIGHKSQVLKCYVDDKKQILISLASDGIKIWDIYNCYAIKTLKYGENVINFYIPTFKNVSYLIELPNLVLEYEDNTNIHIIDEVNEHTFQSNYKNLLYNDQNLLINMANTFASHDM from the coding sequence atggagcagaataaaataatgttGGTTTATGATAACCATGATGTACTCTTAGTAAATTTAGATAATGAACGATGTGAAAGTAAGTTTGAAAATTCTATAAAAGAtgatgaaaagaaaatatgtaTGCTTAACAATGGAAATTTCCTTATATTAAatgcaaataaaaaaatgatatatcaatatatatataacaaaagcACAGCCATATATACTAAATATGTACGTGCTCATTTGAATGTTATTAAATTAACAACAAATGAAAGAATAATTTTCGGAGGTGATAAAATTGGGAATGTGTATATATGGTCTGCTATATCAGGATTCTTAATAAATACTTTTCAAGCTCATTTTGGACCAATTAAAGATATTTTAATTGATCAATTGgtaaatgttttatatacgtatagtgatgataatattgtgcatgtatataatttacatgACTTGttcaggaaaaaaaaaatacagcCAATGTTATTTTATCagcataatataaattcaaatataaaacaaattataagTATAACtccaaatatatatgatacatTATATACTTTAATATCCTTAACAAATGATGGAACTATATATGTATGGGGTTTAAAATCTAAAGAAGctgtacatatattaaaaaccCAAACAGAAtgttgtacatatatttgttcAAATTATCCATTCAATacacatttatatgtgtgcaaaaaaaataaaattatccGTATTCCTTTTCTTGaatttaataagaataaaaaaaataagagatataagaaaaatagtAGTGCATATTCTCATAACAAAAGTGATgacataaaattaaaagaatatggTGATTAtgttcaaataaaaaaaatacaaacagAGCAAATtgaaaatgatgaatatgatgaaaatgatgaatatgatgaatatgataaaaatgatgaaaatgataaaaatgattataataattataatggtaataaaaattatggtGACATAAATAATGACTACAGTGATTATTATAACCAATcaagtgatgataataataatacaaatgatgaGGATTTTAATGATAGTCATCAtcttaatattaattatctACATTtagaaacaaataaaattattaaatcacAAAACGTTGTTACAAATGAAATGTTTTTGAATTTAAAAGATTTTACAACATTTATAGGTCATAAAAGTCAAGTATTAAAATGTTATGTTGAtgataaaaaacaaatattgaTATCTTTGGCAAGTGatggaataaaaatatgggatatatataattgttatgCAATCAAAACTTTGAAATATGGTGAAAATGTTATTAACTTTTATATTCCGACATTCAAAAATGTTTCTTACTTAATTGAGCTCCCAAATTTAGTTCTTGAATATGaagataatacaaatatacacATTATTGATGAAGTGAACGAACATACTTTTCAATCCAATTATAaaaatcttttatataatgatcaaaatttattaattaatatggCAAATACATTTGCATCACACGACATGTGA